In one window of Bombus vancouverensis nearcticus chromosome 10, iyBomVanc1_principal, whole genome shotgun sequence DNA:
- the Nadsyn gene encoding NAD synthetase, with the protein MGRTVTVAVCSLNQWALDFDGNSRRILQSIQEAKDAGATYRSGPELEISGYSCEDHFYESDTLLHSWEVLATILKSPAAEDMLVDVGMPVMHKNVTYNCRVAFLNRRILLIRPKMQLCEDGNYRESRWFSPWTKERTVEDYFLPRMISQITNQTVVPFGDAVISTRDTCVGFEICEELWSPMSNHIPMCLDGVEIIANGSGSYFELRKAYVTVDLVKSATFKSGGCYMFSNLRGCDGSRLYFSGGSSITLNGQILNRGKQFALDEVEVIVATFDLEDIRSYRNNIRSRSHLAARQPSYPRIKVDFALTSDILISIPPDRPIDVDLGPYEDENATGKLVYHIPDEEISLAPACWLWDYLRRSCQGGFFLPLSGGVDSASSACMVYSMCDMIVDSVNKGDAQVLSDIRKIVGDCEYVPTDPKQLCNTLLVTCYMGTENSSAETKARAAELANQIGSYHHSIVIDVAVSAILTIFQQVTKLTPRFKVQGGSPRENLALQNIQARLRMVIAYLFAQLMLWVRGRPGGLLVLGSSNVDEALRGYFTKYDCSSADINPIGGIAKNDLKSFLSYFRRKHGITALDKILDAPATAELEPLQGGQLAQLDEIDMGMTYKELGIFGRLRKQDCAGPFTMFCRLVHMWDKCTSKEVADKVKHFYRCYAINRHKMTILTPSCHAETYSPDDNRFDHRPFLYNHTWKWQFNAIDEQVKGLLNEEKSPRGRKDVPKVPAKPRFMPFSSVISNKTHPGVVV; encoded by the exons atGGGTCGTACAGTGACGGTAGCAGTTTGTTCGCTGAATCAGTGGGCACTGGATTTCGATGGGAATTCCAGAAGAATCTTGCAAAGTATTCAAGAGGCTAAAGATGCTGGCGCTACTTATAGAAGCGGACCAGAGCTAGAAATTtc TGGTTACAGTTGCGAGGATCATTTCTACGAGTCAGATACATTACTTCACAGCTGGGAAGTACTCGCGACGATTCTTAAATCGCCGGCTGCCGAGGACATGCTGGTAGATGTTGGTATGCCGGTCATGCACAAGAATGTGACGTACAACTGTAGAGTGGCATTTCTGAATCGACGAATTCTGCTTATCAGACCCAAGATGCAATTGTGCGAGGATGGCAATTATAGAGAATCCAGGTGGTTCTCGCCGTGGACCAAG GAACGCACGGTGGAGGACTACTTTCTGCCTAGAATGATATCTCAGATCACTAACCAGACAGTGGTGCCGTTTGGCGATGCTGTTATTTCAACCAGGGACACGTGCGTAGGTTTCGAAATTTGCGAAGAACTCTGGAGTCCAATGAGCAATCATATTCCAATGTGCTTGGATGGTGTTGAAATTATCGCAAATG GTAGTGGATCATATTTCGAACTACGGAAAGCTTATGTCACCGTAGACTTAGTTAAGTCGGCTACGTTCAAATCAGGTGGATGTTACATGTTCAGTAACTTGAGAGGATGTGATGGTTCTAGATTATACTTCAGTGGTGGATCCTCTATTACTTTGAATGGTCAAATCTTGAATCGTGGTAAACAGTTTGCATTGGATGAAGTGGAAGTCATTGTGGCAACCTTTGATCTCGAGGATATAAG GAGTTATAGAAATAACATTAGGTCAAGGTCTCATCTAGCTGCTAGACAACCAAGCTATCCACGCATAAAGGTGGATTTTGCTCTAACTTCCGATATTTTGATTTCAATTCCTCCAGATCGACCGATCGATGTGGACTTAGGTCCTTATGAAGATGAAAACGCAACAGGAAAACTTGTTTATCATATACCAGATGAAGAAATTTCGTTGGCCCCTGCATGCTGGCTCTGGGACTATCTAAG GCGTTCTTGCCAAGGTGGATTTTTCTTACCCTTAAGTGGTGGTGTCGATTCTGCGTCATCAGCGTGCATGGTTTATTCCATGTGTGATATGATCGTGGATTCGGTTAACAAAGGAG ACGCACAGGTATTGTCAGACATCAGGAAAATAGTCGGAGACTGTGAATATGTACCGACTGATCCAAAACAGCTGTGCAACACCCTTCTTGTCACATGCTATATGGGTACTGAAAATTCATCGGCCGAAACAAAGGCGCGAGCAGCTGAACTCGCTAATCAGATTGGCTCTTATCATCACAGTATAGTAATCGATGTTGCTGTGTCTGCCATTCTAACGATTTTCCAACAAGTTACTAAGCTGACACCGAGATTTAAGGTGCAAGGAGGGTCTCCTAGAGAAAATTTAGCTCTGCAGAATATCCAG gcACGCTTGAGAATGGTGATAGCTTATCTGTTTGCCCAATTGATGCTCTGGGTCAGAGGACGACCGGGTGGTCTTCTGGTATTAGGGAGCAGTAACGTTGATGAAGCGCTTCGTGGGTATTTTACCAAATATGATTGCAGCAGTGCCGATATCAATCCTATCGGTGGAATTGCAAAAAACGACTTAAAGTCATTCCTTTCTTACTTTAG GAGAAAACATGGAATAACTGCTTTAGATAAAATCTTAGACGCTCCTGCTACCGCAGAATTGGAACCTCTTCAAGGAGGACAGCTTGCGCAGCTTGATGAGATTGATATGGGTATGACGTACAAGGAGCTTGGTATTTTTGGACGTTTAAGAAAACAGGATTGTGCAGGTCCCTTCACAATGTTCTGCAGACTCGTCCACATGTGGGATAAATGTACCTCAAAAGAA GTGGCAGATAAAGTGAAACACTTTTATAGATGTTATGCTATAAATCGTCATAAAATGACTATCTTGACACCATCTTGTCACGCCGAGACTTATAGTCCCGACGACAATAGATTCGATCATCGACCTTTCTTGTACAATCATACATGGAAATGGCAGTTTAACGCAATCGACGAACAG GTGAAAGGTCTTCTCAACGAGGAGAAATCACCAAGAGGTCGAAAGGACGTGCCGAAAGTACCTGCGAAGCCCAGATTCATGCCGTTCAGCTCCGTAATTAGTA ATAAAACACATCCTGGAGTAGTAGTTTAA